A DNA window from Theobroma cacao cultivar B97-61/B2 chromosome 5, Criollo_cocoa_genome_V2, whole genome shotgun sequence contains the following coding sequences:
- the LOC18600495 gene encoding probable carboxylesterase 15, whose product MGSLPHVVEDCFGLLKLYSDGSISRNPEIPSATPLLNDASVLYKDFLFDSKENLHLRLYKPTSSTTDAKLPILFYFHGGGFCFGSRSFPHFHNLSIRLAAAFNMLVIAPDHRLAPENRLPAAVDDACQALKWLQGQAMHGNDEDMDTLLTGVDFDRVFVLGDSSGGNLAHHLAVRFKAGSIELAPVRVRGYVLLAPFFGGIVRTRSEEERPCEAFWNLEMYERFWRLSIPAGSTLDHPLVNPFGPSGQNLAEVPLDPILVVVGGGEILRDRVEDYATRLKHLGKKTEFVEFEGQQHGFLTDHPFSEVAEKVIQRIRDFILENSN is encoded by the exons atgggtTCTCTTCCTCATGTTGTTGAAGACTGCTTCGGCCTCCTCAAGCTCTACAGTGATGGCTCCATCTCTCGTAATCCTGAAATCCCATCCGCCACTCCTCTTCTCAATGATGCTTCAGTCCTTTACAAAGATTTTCTTTTCGACTCGAAAGAAAACCTTCACCTTCGACTATATAAACCCACCAGCTCCACTACTGATGCGAAGCTTCCAATCCTCTTCTATTTTCATGGTGGAGGCTTTTGTTTCGGTTCCCGTTCGTTTCCACATTTTCATAACCTTTCTATTCGCCTGGCTGCCGCGTTTAACATGCTCGTCATCGCACCAGATCACCGGCTAGCCCCCGAGAACCGGCTTCCCGCGGCCGTGGATGATGCATGCCAAGCCCTCAAGTGGCTGCAGGGCCAAGCCATGCATGGGAATGATGAGGATATGGATACGTTGTTGACTGGTGTTGACTTTGACCGGGTCTTTGTTTTAGGTGACTCATCTGGGGGCAACTTGGCTCACCATTTGGCGGTTAGGTTCAAGGCTGGCTCGATCGAGTTGGCACCGGTTAGGGTTCGAGGGTATGTGCTGCTGGCTCCATTTTTTGGTGGGATTGTGAGAACAAGGAGTGAGGAGGAGCGGCCTTGTGAAGCATTTTGGAATTTGGAGATGTATGAAAG GTTTTGGAGGCTTTCGATTCCAGCTGGAAGTACCTTGGATCATCCCTTGGTGAACCCTTTCGGACCTTCTGGTCAAAACCTTGCGGAGGTGCCATTGGATCCAATTTTGGTGGTGGTGGGTGGGGGTGAAATATTGAGGGATAGGGTGGAGGACTATGCTACAAGGTTGAAACACTTGGGGAAGAAGACTGAATTTGTGGAGTTCGAAGGACAGCAACATGGTTTTCTCACTGATCATCCGTTCTCTGAAGTGGCAGAAAAAGTAATACAACGTATAAGAGATTTCATTTTAGAGAACTCAAATTAA
- the LOC18600494 gene encoding bidirectional sugar transporter SWEET17, with product MEEESLIFIVGVIGNIMSGLVYLSPTKTFWRIVKHRSTEDFESIPYVCTLLNAYFWIYYGLIKPNSLLVATINCFGIVAETVYLTLFLIFAPPGLRARTATLVAILDVGFPAAAIFLTHSMLHGYLRINVAGLLCVVFSMISYGSPLAAMKTVVRTKSVEYMPFLLSLILFINGGIWTFYALLAKDYFVGVPNGIGFFLGTIQLLLYAMYWKPQKLKKMSDNLEEGWQHDQPPNNSSLISSLLPERSAD from the exons ATGGAAGAAGAAAGCTTGATCTTCATTGTCGGTGTGATAG GCAACATCATGTCAGGCCTAGTCTACCTTTCTCCCAC GAAAACATTTTGGAGAATAGTGAAGCACAGATCAACTGAAGATTTCGAAAGCATTCCTTATGTTTGTACATTGCTGAATGCTTACTTTTGGATTTACTACGGACTGATTAAGCCTAACAGCTTGCTTGTAGCCACCATTAATTGTTTTGGAATTGTTGCTGAGACAGTTTATCTGACCCTATTCCTAATTTTTGCTCCTCCAGGATTGAGG GCAAGGACAGCGACACTTGTGGCGATTTTGGATGTGGGGTTTCCAGCTGCTGCAATCTTTCTTACTCACTCCATGTTGCATGGATATCTACGGATCAATGTTGCAGGGCTCTTGTGCGTAGTTTTCAGTATGATCTCTTACGGTTCACCCCTAGCAGCCATG AAAACAGTAGTGAGAACTAAGAGTGTGGAGTATATGCCTTTTCTCCTCTCACTGATCCTTTTCATCAATGGAGGAATTTGGACTTTCTATGCGCTGCTTGCAAAGGACTACTTTGTCGGA GTGCCGAATGGGATTGGATTTTTCCTTGGAACAATTCAGCTGCTGCTGTATGCAATGTATTGGAAACCACAGAAGCTGAAGAAAATGTCAGACAATTTGGAGGAAGGATGGCAGCATGATCAGCCCCCAAATAATTCCAGCTTGATTTCCAGTCTATTGCCGGAAAGGAGTGCAGATTGA